GCAGCAGCGTGCTGGCGCACACGCTGATCGCCGCGGATCTCGTCGACGAGTACCGCCTGCTCCTCTACCCGGTATCGCTCGGCGGGGGCAAGAAACTGTTCCCGGACGGGACGCGGGTCAATCTGAACTTGTTCGAGTCGAGGACCTTTCCCTCGGGCGTCATGCTCATGCGCTACGCCGCCGCGCCAGCATGAGGGGCCGTCAGCGACAAGCCCCGGCGCCCATGGCGGCCGGGGCTTTCGCAAACTGGCTCCTCGGGTAGGATTCGAACCTACAACCCTCCGGTTAACAGCCGGATGCTCTGCCGTTGAGCTACCGAGGAATGACTCGGGCCGAGCCTTCGAGGGGCGCGGAACCTGGCTCGCCGAGTGAAAACAAGGCGGAGCAGTCTATCGAGCCGCACGAAGGCGGGCAAGGCATGTTTCGGCGGCTTCCCGCGCGAACTCGAGGCTCATGCGCTCGGGCCCGCGCGGGTCGCGAGCCGAGCGGCCAGCTCGATCTCGCGATCGCGCAGAGCATAGCCCCTGTGGCTCGGCATCCGGTGCTCGAGATGCCATCGCACGACCCCGGGCAGATACTCCTCGGTGCGCGAGCCCAGGAACCCGAGCTCGGTCGCGGCCTTCGAAGCATCGAGCGTGGATCGCCAGCGCCCCGCGTAAGGCGAGAAGCTCTCGTCGAGGCCGGCCTCGCGGCACTCCTCCCATGTCGCATCGACGATGCGCGGCGCCACTCCGGCGAGCCGCCCGGCCTGATCGAGGAACGCCCGCACCGGAACGAGATCGGGCTGCGCGACGTTGTAGACCGCGCTTCGCGGTGGATCGGTGGCGAAGCCGGTGATCAGACGCGCGACATCACCGGCGTACACGAAGCGCGCGGGCGATCCGCCACCGTCGGGCAGCACGAGCGGCCCGCCGTCCAGCATGCGCTCGAGATAGGCCCACAGCCGCCGCGACCCATCGCCTTCTCCCTGAATGATGGGGAGCCGCAGGATCACCGTGCGGACACCGTGTGTGTCTCGTAGTCCGAGGAGTGTCTGCTCGGCGCGCCGCTTCGCCACCCCGTAGGTCCAGGAGGCGTGCTCGTAGGAGTCCGGGTCCGCGGGCTCGGGAATGAGCGTGCCTTCCGACTCGTCCTCGCGGTAGGGCGCCCGCGCGCCTTCGGTCACGAGGTAGACCTGGCCGGTCGAGATCATCACGTAGCGGCCCAGCGCGGCATACGGAACGAGCAGCAGGATCTCGACGTCCGGCGCGTCGTAGACGAGGAAGTCCACGGTGAGATCGAAGCGCCGGCCTTCGAGAGCACGGCCGAGTGCTTTGCGATCACCGCGCTCCGCGATCAGCGACTCGGCGCCGGCGGGAGCCTGACGGGTGCCGCGCGACAGGACCGTCACCTGGTGGCCGGCCGCGATCAGCGCGGCGGCCACGTGGTGACCCAGGAAACCCGTCCCTCCGATCAACAGGATCCCGAGCGGCGCGGGCATTGCCTCAGGCGCGCCGCAGGTTCTTCTGGAAGAACGCCAGGGTCCGCGCCCACGCCTGACGCGCCGCGTCGGGGTGGTAAGAGGCTCCCGTATCGTTCATGAACGCATGGCCGGCCCCTGCGTACAGAAAGACCTCGCCGGGCTTGCCGGCCTGCTTGAGCCCCTTCTTCAGAGCCTCGACTTTGACGATCGGGATGCCATCGTCCGTCTCGCCGAAGTGTCCCTGCAAAGGCGCACGCAGCGTCGCCAGTGACTTGGGGTCGGTCACCGGTGATCCGTAGAACATGACCACCGCGCTGATCTCGGCGCTCTTCAGGGCGAGCCCCTGAGCGAGCCCGCCGCCCACGCAGAACCCCACCACGCCGATCTTCTTCTTGCCGACGCGAGGCTCCGCGCGCAGCCAGCGGATCGCGTTCCCGAGATCGGCCAGGGCGGTTTCGTTTTCGAGCCCGCGCACCAGCACGTGCGCCTGCTCGGCATCCACCGCCACCTTGCCGTGATAGAGGTCGGGAACGATCGCGACGTACCCTTCGCGCGCCAGGCGGCGCGCGACGTCACGGATCTGGTGGTTGAGTCCCCACCACTCCTGCACCACGACGACACCGGGCGCCGCGGCCTTGCCGGCTGGCCATGCCACGAACGCCACCGTCCCGCCCTCCGGCGGACCGAGATGGACCATCGACGTGTCACTCGTCTGGGCGCCGGCGCCAGCAGAGAAGGCCATGAGGAACAGCGTGGAAGTCATCGCGGTGATCGCGCGTGTCACCTTGGAATCTCCTTGAACGGCCCCTCGCCCGCGGGCCAATTGGGCGGCCCCCTACAGGCCGACCGAAGCGAGGAAGTCTACCGTTTCGGGGGGCGGGACGCATCCGCGGAGAGCGAACGCCCGCAGCAGGAGCAAACCGGGAGAGCATCCCGGTTGCGCCGGCTGCTCAGCTCGGCGTTCGCGCTCTCCAGCTCGGCGACGGCGGCGCGCAGCTGCTGGGTGAGCCGGACGATACGGACACCGCCACGCACGCGCGCCAGGATCTCGCGGTGGTCACAGGGCTTGACCACATAGTCGTCGGCTCCGGTCTGGAGCCCGAGCAGGCGATCGCTCAGCTCGCTCTTGGCCGTGAGCAAGATGAAGTAAGGCGCGGCCTCTTTGAGCCCGGTCTTCACCGATTGGCACAGCTCGAGGCCATCCACCTCGGGCATCATCCAGTCGGAGATCACGACGTCGGGCTCCCAGGTGACGATGGCCTTCATGCCTTCCCGGCCGTCGCCGGCCTGCATGACCTTGAACTCCTCGGCCTCGAGCCGCTTCCGCAGCACGCTCCGGAAGTAGACGTCGTCCTCGACGACGAGGACTTTGGCTTTGTCGGAAGCGCTCAAGCGGCGTCCCGCTCGAGCCACTGCTGGATCTGGGTGATGAAGGCCTGGTGATCGACGACGGGCTTGGAGAGGTAGTCGTCTGCGCCGCTCTCCGCCTTGAGACGCTCGTCGTCCCCGCGCATGGCGTGGGCGGTGGCCAGCACCACCGGGATCGCGGACGTCTCGGGGCTGGCCTTGAGCATCCGGCAGAGGTCCACGCCGGTCACGGGACGGCCTTGATAGGTCGAGCCCTTGAGCGAGATGTCCATCACGATGACGTCCACGCCTTCGCGTGCCAGCCGCAAGACGTCCTCGGGCGACTCGCTCACCGTGACCCGGCAGCCGCCGCGGCGCTCGAGCAGCATGCGGAACAGCGCGGCGTTGATCGGGTCGTCCTCGACGACCATCACGTGCTTCATGCCGCCTCCGCCTGCTGCTCCGGCGGCTCCGCGCTCTCGCGCTTGACCTGCAAGTGCCAGTCGATCAGGTGGGTCAGGAGATGCGGATTGTCGTGCACGCTGGACTTGGCGATCACGTCGAGCACCAGGCCTTCCTGGAGCAGGCGCCGCTCTTCCTCGTTGCGAGGCTCGGGGCAGTTGGTGAAGACCACGACCGGGATCTTGCTCGCGGTATTCGACAGGGTCATGTCGCGCAGAACGTCGTAGCCGCTGACGCCGGGCATCATCAGGTCGAGCAGCAGCAGGTCGAACCCGTTGGGTTGGGTGTGGAGAATGTGCAGGCATTCCTCGCCGTTGATGGCGATCTCCATGTGAAAGCGTTGCTCGGGAAGCACCTTGCGCACGAACGCGGTGACTCCCGGATCGTCCTCCGCCATCAGGATGCGGACCTGCCGCCCCGACACGCCGGCCACGAGCTCCTCGACCTTGCTGACCAGGGCCGCGGGCTCGATGGGCTTCACCAGGTGGGAGGGCTTGCGCGCGAACGCGGTGGCCGTGAGCTTCTCGCGCACCTCGTTCTCGAAGCCGGTCACGAAGAGGACGGGCGTGTGGCGGGTCTCGGGATCGCTGCAGATGCGCTCGGCCAGGTCCCAGCCGGTGCGGAGGCCGGCGCCTTCGCTGCAGCTGAGCGCGTAGTCCAGCACGACGATGGCCGGGCGCAGGCGGCGGACCCTCACCCACCCGGCTTCCGCGTTCGCCACCTCGATCGTCCGATAGCCGTGCTGGTGGAGCACCGCGGTCACGAACTTCCGGAAAACCGGGTCGTCCTCGACCACCAGCACCAGCGCGCCCCCGGCCGGCCCGTCGATCAAGTCCAGCGTGGTGTCGTCCCCGGGCTCGGCGACGGCGACCTGATCGCTCCACGCCGGGAGCGAGAAGTACATGGTGGTTCCGTGACCGCGTCCCTCGCTCTGAACGCCGATCACGCCGCCCATCAGCTCGACCAGGCTCTTCGAGATCGCGAGACCCAGGCCGGCGCCGCCGTACTTGCGCGTCGTGCTGCCGTCGCCCTGCGCGAACTTCTCGAAGATGATGGCCTGTTGCTCGCGAGGAATGCCGATGCCGGTGTCGGCGACCTCGAACCGCACGTGACCCAGCGCGGGATGCGGGATCGCGCGCACGGTGATGCTCCCTTTCGAGGTGAACTTGAGACTGTTGCCGACCAGGTTGATCAGGACCTGCTTGGCCTTGTTGAGGTCGCAGCGCACCGCGGTCCGTTGATCGTCCGGCTCCACGAACGTCAGCCGCACGTCCTTCTGCGCCGCCTGCACGTGGGTGACGGTTCGAACTTCCTGGAAGAGCGTGGCGATGTCGATCCGCTGGATGTCGAGCGAGAGCTTGCCGGCTTCGATACGGGCGATATCCAGCACGTCGTTGATGAGGTTCAGCAGATGGCGCGAGCACTGCAGCGCCTGCTTGAGGAAGTCGCGCTCTTCGGCCGGGTTCTGGCACAAGCCGTCGAGGACGAGCTGCAGGAAGCCCATCATGCCGTTGAGCGGCGTGCGCAGCTCGTGCGAGGTGTTGGCGAGGAACTCGCTCTTGAGCCGCGAGGCCTCCTCGAGCTGGGCGTTGACCTCTTCCAGGCGCCGGTTGGAGACCTCGAGGCCCTCGGCGAAGGACTGGATCTGACGCTCGGCTTCGACGCGATCGCGGATGTCGCGCACGATCGCCGTGT
The genomic region above belongs to Candidatus Eisenbacteria bacterium and contains:
- a CDS encoding dihydrofolate reductase family protein, with product SSVLAHTLIAADLVDEYRLLLYPVSLGGGKKLFPDGTRVNLNLFESRTFPSGVMLMRYAAAPA
- a CDS encoding NAD-dependent epimerase/dehydratase family protein, which codes for MPAPLGILLIGGTGFLGHHVAAALIAAGHQVTVLSRGTRQAPAGAESLIAERGDRKALGRALEGRRFDLTVDFLVYDAPDVEILLLVPYAALGRYVMISTGQVYLVTEGARAPYREDESEGTLIPEPADPDSYEHASWTYGVAKRRAEQTLLGLRDTHGVRTVILRLPIIQGEGDGSRRLWAYLERMLDGGPLVLPDGGGSPARFVYAGDVARLITGFATDPPRSAVYNVAQPDLVPVRAFLDQAGRLAGVAPRIVDATWEECREAGLDESFSPYAGRWRSTLDASKAATELGFLGSRTEEYLPGVVRWHLEHRMPSHRGYALRDREIELAARLATRAGPSA
- a CDS encoding dienelactone hydrolase family protein; its protein translation is MTRAITAMTSTLFLMAFSAGAGAQTSDTSMVHLGPPEGGTVAFVAWPAGKAAAPGVVVVQEWWGLNHQIRDVARRLAREGYVAIVPDLYHGKVAVDAEQAHVLVRGLENETALADLGNAIRWLRAEPRVGKKKIGVVGFCVGGGLAQGLALKSAEISAVVMFYGSPVTDPKSLATLRAPLQGHFGETDDGIPIVKVEALKKGLKQAGKPGEVFLYAGAGHAFMNDTGASYHPDAARQAWARTLAFFQKNLRRA
- a CDS encoding response regulator, with the translated sequence MSASDKAKVLVVEDDVYFRSVLRKRLEAEEFKVMQAGDGREGMKAIVTWEPDVVISDWMMPEVDGLELCQSVKTGLKEAAPYFILLTAKSELSDRLLGLQTGADDYVVKPCDHREILARVRGGVRIVRLTQQLRAAVAELESANAELSSRRNRDALPVCSCCGRSLSADASRPPKR
- a CDS encoding response regulator gives rise to the protein MKHVMVVEDDPINAALFRMLLERRGGCRVTVSESPEDVLRLAREGVDVIVMDISLKGSTYQGRPVTGVDLCRMLKASPETSAIPVVLATAHAMRGDDERLKAESGADDYLSKPVVDHQAFITQIQQWLERDAA
- a CDS encoding ATP-binding protein; the encoded protein is MSVFGVGSSRPDHPAGATPSQKPDPGKAGGAAGLLVTLRSDTRRESRHVAIGLGLLILVSAVLLNFGIYQGTQAQLVQQRWERLTRKVDLTREQIRQMFATFERQLHFMAEERRFAAWVRGAMEGSLDDSGRRELTDELARAAQVFGLDHVMILSPEGVPLAAVSRDSLLPSGHAELVQRLAEGQRPWVADLHPDLDGHRVYEIAVQMPGAAFAGRVPVLIAAADAEARLIPLLNDWSDLGTAAYAFLVRPQGNQIRYLTSPDQRHVVAPGASVPMSEMAARPAAMAATGIESSIEQVSQGAEPYCAVTRFIPELGWGLVARAERGYVMSGMKGTVGKLLAMDLAILLGAALLIWQWRRSYSRGIAKHESLVTHRHAERVQAIFDAAFDAIVTFDRAGRVRTVNRAGEELFGRVAANMEGQPLHRILRWSGTGDDGRKHELPTAGAVRIANALRPDGQTIPTELSLGESGEGDELLYTAIVRDIRDRVEAERQIQSFAEGLEVSNRRLEEVNAQLEEASRLKSEFLANTSHELRTPLNGMMGFLQLVLDGLCQNPAEERDFLKQALQCSRHLLNLINDVLDIARIEAGKLSLDIQRIDIATLFQEVRTVTHVQAAQKDVRLTFVEPDDQRTAVRCDLNKAKQVLINLVGNSLKFTSKGSITVRAIPHPALGHVRFEVADTGIGIPREQQAIIFEKFAQGDGSTTRKYGGAGLGLAISKSLVELMGGVIGVQSEGRGHGTTMYFSLPAWSDQVAVAEPGDDTTLDLIDGPAGGALVLVVEDDPVFRKFVTAVLHQHGYRTIEVANAEAGWVRVRRLRPAIVVLDYALSCSEGAGLRTGWDLAERICSDPETRHTPVLFVTGFENEVREKLTATAFARKPSHLVKPIEPAALVSKVEELVAGVSGRQVRILMAEDDPGVTAFVRKVLPEQRFHMEIAINGEECLHILHTQPNGFDLLLLDLMMPGVSGYDVLRDMTLSNTASKIPVVVFTNCPEPRNEEERRLLQEGLVLDVIAKSSVHDNPHLLTHLIDWHLQVKRESAEPPEQQAEAA